One part of the Paramormyrops kingsleyae isolate MSU_618 chromosome 2, PKINGS_0.4, whole genome shotgun sequence genome encodes these proteins:
- the smyd1b gene encoding histone-lysine N-methyltransferase SMYD1b isoform X2, translating to MESVDVFDVPGKGRGLRTTKEVWAGDVLFAEPSFAAVVFDSMAEHVCHSCFRRQPKLHRCGQCKFAQYCNRTCQRQAWEEHKLECAAIKAYGKVPNENIRLAARILWRVDKEGGIVSDTQLISIDDLENHVSDMLPEDLKDLKMDVLHFLDYWPRYSKPHKVEDVSHVLGLINCNGFSMSDHRGLNAVGVGLFPNLCLINHDCWPNCTVILNNGKIELRALGKISTGEELTVAYVDFLNVSSERQRQLKQQYFFDCTCKHCTEHIKDDLMMAAKEVDDNKPSEEEVKEVTEYSLKMLEKMEKARVEGDYHEVVKISRECLEKQEKVLADTHLYMLRVLSTASEVLSYLQFIDEAATYSRRMVEGYMKLYHPNNAALGMATMRAGVTHWQAGFIEVGHSMICKAYAIIMITHGPTHPITQDLEAMRRQTEMELRMFQQNEYVYHSMREAALKNQPMSMRPEPVEEGIKNLFRRK from the exons ATGGAAAGCGTGGACGTGTTTGACGTGCCTGGGAAAGGCCGGGGTCTCAGAACCACCAAGGAGGTGTGGGCCGGAGATGTCCTCTTTGCCGAGCCAAGCTTCGCTGCCGTCGTCTTTGACAG CATGGCTGAACATGTATGTCACAGCTGCTTCCGACGGCAGCCCAAGCTGCACCGGTGTGGCCAGTGCAAATTTGCACAGTACTGCAACCGCACGTGCCAGCGCCAGGCCTGGGAGGAGCACAAGCTGGAGTGTGCCGCCATCAAGGCCTACGGCAAGGTGCCCAACGAAAACATCCG GCTTGCGGCTCGTATCCTGTGGCGCGTTGACAAGGAGGGAGGGATTGTGTCGGACACTCAGCTCATCTCCATCGATGATCTGGAGAATCACGTGTCTGACATGCTGCCAGAAGACCTGAAGGACCTCAAGATGGATGTTCTTCACTTCCTGGACTATTGGCCTCGCTACAGCAAACCTCACAAAGTGGAGGACGTCTCCCATGTCCTCGGCTTG ATTAACTGTAATGGCTTTTCAATGAGTGACCACCGGGGGCTCAACGCAGTAGGGGTGGGCCTCTTCCCAAACCTGTGCCTGATCAACCACGACTGCTGGCCCAACTGCACCGTCATCCTCAACAATGGGAA GATTGAGTTGCGGGCCCTGGGGAAGATCAGCACAGGGGAGGAGCTGACGGTGGCCTACGTGGACTTCCTCAACGTCTCCAGCGAGCGGCAACGGCAGCTTAAGCAGCAGTATTTCTTTGACTGCACCTGCAAGCACTGCACCGAGCACATCAAGGATGATCTCATGATGGCCGCCAAGGAAGTGGATGataataag CCATCTGAGGAGGAGGTGAAGGAGGTGACAGAGTATAGTCTGAAGATGCTGGAGAAGATGGAAAAAGCTCGTGTTGAAGGGGACTACCATGAG GTGGTAAAGATCTCCCGGGAGTGCCTGGAGAagcaggagaaggtgctggcCGACACTCACCTGTACATGCTGCGCGTGCTGAGCACGGCCAGCGAGGTGCTGTCCTACCTGCAGTTCATTGACGAGGCCGCTACGTACTCCCGCAGGATGGTGGAGGGCTATAT GAAGCTGTATCACCCCAACAATGCGGCGCTGGGCATGGCTACCATGCGAGCGGGGGTGACGCATTGGCAGGCTGGTTTCATCGAGGTTGGACATAGTATGATCTGCAAAGCTTACGCCATTATAATGATCACCCACGGGCCAACCCACCCCATCACCCAGGACCTCGAG GCCATGCGCAGGcagacagagatggagctgcGCATGTTCCAGCAGAACGAGTACGTCTACCACAGCATGCGAGAGGCGGCCCTCAAGAACCAGCCAATGAGCATGAGGCCGGAGCCCGTAGAGGAAGGCATCAAGAACCTCTTCCGGAGGAAATGA
- the LOC111839150 gene encoding fatty acid binding protein 1-B.1, with product MIEQSKEIKSISEIEQSGDHFKVTITTGAKVLVNSFTVGQQTELETITGEKVKTVVRLESNKLRALLNGVESVTELVDENTLVNSLILGGVTYKGISKRM from the exons ATGATCGAACaaagtaaagaaataaagagCATCTCGGAGATCGAGCAGAGTGGTGACCATTTCAAAGTGACCATAACGACGGGAGCCAAGGTTCTAGTCAACTCTTTCACCGTGGGACAACAAACCGAGCTGGAGACGATCACAGGAGAAAAGGTCAAG ACTGTAGTGAGACTGGAGAGTAACAAGCTGAGGGCGTTGCTGAATGGTGTTGAGTCTGTGACTGAACTTGTTGATGAGAATACGCTAGTCAAT TCTTTGATTTTAGGAGGCGTGACATACAAGGGGATCAGCAAACGCATGTAG
- the LOC111839165 gene encoding DDRGK domain-containing protein 1, whose product MEVLLYVAAAVVLVLLILLAIKVRRKQDAVGQVQEDVVGRAAGRHPVVDERGAGMPRRRNLNSRMIAQRRVQRQAQPDASDSEDSSVEEGVGPQVQPTGKIGFKKQRKLEEKQAKKAQREAEQEEREERRRLQELREQEKRKEEDKERLLEQRQEEELRRAKEQQERKEEEEYLRLKESFVIEEQGIVEELSEQESRNLLQEFIQYIKDSKVVLLEDLASHFEMRTQDAISRLQDLIVDGSLTGVIDDRGKFIFITPEELSSVAQFIKQRGRVSITELAQASNSLINLTPVVRNTA is encoded by the exons ATGGAGGTATTGCTGTATGTGGCGGCCGCGGTAGTTTTAGTCCTGTTGATTTTACTTGCGATTAAAGTACGAAGAAAGCAAGATGCGG TTGGCCAGGTTCAGGAAGATGTGGTCGGTCGAGCAGCAGGGCGCCACCCAGTGGTGGATGAGCGAGGTGCAGGCATGCCCCGACGCAGAAACCTCAACAGCAGGATGATTGCCCAAAGACGTGTACAGAGGCAGGCTCAGCCGGATGCATCTGATAGCG AGGACAGCAGTGTGGAGGAGGGTGTGGGACCACAGGTCCAACCTACAGGAAAGATTGGATTCAAGAAGCAGAGAAAACTAGAGGAGAAACAAGCCAAGAAAGCCCAGAGGGAG gcagagcaggaggagagggaggagaggaggcggctgcaggagctgagagagcaGGAGAAGCGGAAGGAGGAGGATAAGGAGCGGCTGCTGGAGCAGCGGCAG GAGGAAGAGCTGCGCCGGGCGAAGGAGCAGCAGGAGcggaaggaggaagaggagtacTTACGACTGAAGGAGTCCTTTGTGATTGAGGAGCAGGGAATTGTTGAGGAGCTCAGTGAGCAGGAG TCTCGAAATTTGCTGCAGGAGTTCATCCAGTACATCAAG GACTCCAAGGTGGTTCTGCTGGAGGACCTGGCCTCACACTTTGAGATGCGCACCCAG GATGCCATCTCTAGACTGCAGGACCTCATTGTCGACGGTTCCCTCACAG GAGTGATAGACGACAGGGGCAAGTTTATTTTCATCACGCCAGAGGAGCTGAGTTCTGTGGCCCAATTCATCAAACAGAGAGGCAGAGTGTCCATTACTGAACTGGCCCAGGCCAGCAACTCCCTGATCAACTTGACCCCAGTGGTCCGCAACACAGCCTGA
- the LOC111839274 gene encoding isotocin-neurophysin IT 1-like — translation MSGATVSVCLLSLLSVSMACYISNCPIGGKRSLLDFPSRRCSTCGPGARGRCFGPSICCGEGMGCYVGSPETVRCLEENYLPSPCKAGGKVCGAEGGRCAASGICCDTESCTVDQSCMDGDGDDSQVGRTENGGPNLDGDVFMRLLHLTGRTPPQGLPQ, via the exons ATGTCCGGAGCCACTGTGTCGGTATGCCTGCTGAGCCTGTTGTCTGTCTCCATGGCCTGCTACATCTCCAACTGCCCCATCGGGGGAAAAAGGTCTCTGTTGGACTTTCCGTCACGCAGG TGTTCGACATGTGGCCCCGGGGCCAGGGGCCGCTGCTTTGGCCCCAGCATCTGCTGTGGGGAGGGGATGGGCTGCTACGTGGGCTCCCCGGAGACGGTGCGCTGCCTGGAGGAGAACTACCTGCCGAGTCCCTGCAAGGCTGGAGGGAAGGTGTGCGGCGCCGAGGGCGGGCGCTGTGCCGCTTCGGGCATCTGCTGTGACACAG AGAGCTGCACCGTTGACCAGTCTTGCATGGACGGAGATGGTGATGACAGTCAAGTTGGCCGCACCGAGAACGGCGGCCCCAACCTTGACGGAGACGTCTTCATGAGACTTCTCCACCTAACTGGCCGCACTCCTCCCCAGGGTCTCCCCCAGTAG
- the smyd1b gene encoding histone-lysine N-methyltransferase SMYD1b isoform X1: protein MESVDVFDVPGKGRGLRTTKEVWAGDVLFAEPSFAAVVFDSMAEHVCHSCFRRQPKLHRCGQCKFAQYCNRTCQRQAWEEHKLECAAIKAYGKVPNENIRLAARILWRVDKEGGIVSDTQLISIDDLENHVSDMLPEDLKDLKMDVLHFLDYWPRYSKPHKVEDVSHVLGLINCNGFSMSDHRGLNAVGVGLFPNLCLINHDCWPNCTVILNNGNQTAVNTLFHTQRRIELRALGKISTGEELTVAYVDFLNVSSERQRQLKQQYFFDCTCKHCTEHIKDDLMMAAKEVDDNKPSEEEVKEVTEYSLKMLEKMEKARVEGDYHEVVKISRECLEKQEKVLADTHLYMLRVLSTASEVLSYLQFIDEAATYSRRMVEGYMKLYHPNNAALGMATMRAGVTHWQAGFIEVGHSMICKAYAIIMITHGPTHPITQDLEAMRRQTEMELRMFQQNEYVYHSMREAALKNQPMSMRPEPVEEGIKNLFRRK from the exons ATGGAAAGCGTGGACGTGTTTGACGTGCCTGGGAAAGGCCGGGGTCTCAGAACCACCAAGGAGGTGTGGGCCGGAGATGTCCTCTTTGCCGAGCCAAGCTTCGCTGCCGTCGTCTTTGACAG CATGGCTGAACATGTATGTCACAGCTGCTTCCGACGGCAGCCCAAGCTGCACCGGTGTGGCCAGTGCAAATTTGCACAGTACTGCAACCGCACGTGCCAGCGCCAGGCCTGGGAGGAGCACAAGCTGGAGTGTGCCGCCATCAAGGCCTACGGCAAGGTGCCCAACGAAAACATCCG GCTTGCGGCTCGTATCCTGTGGCGCGTTGACAAGGAGGGAGGGATTGTGTCGGACACTCAGCTCATCTCCATCGATGATCTGGAGAATCACGTGTCTGACATGCTGCCAGAAGACCTGAAGGACCTCAAGATGGATGTTCTTCACTTCCTGGACTATTGGCCTCGCTACAGCAAACCTCACAAAGTGGAGGACGTCTCCCATGTCCTCGGCTTG ATTAACTGTAATGGCTTTTCAATGAGTGACCACCGGGGGCTCAACGCAGTAGGGGTGGGCCTCTTCCCAAACCTGTGCCTGATCAACCACGACTGCTGGCCCAACTGCACCGTCATCCTCAACAATGGGAA tcaGACAGCTGTGAACACTCTATTTCACACTCAAAGGAG GATTGAGTTGCGGGCCCTGGGGAAGATCAGCACAGGGGAGGAGCTGACGGTGGCCTACGTGGACTTCCTCAACGTCTCCAGCGAGCGGCAACGGCAGCTTAAGCAGCAGTATTTCTTTGACTGCACCTGCAAGCACTGCACCGAGCACATCAAGGATGATCTCATGATGGCCGCCAAGGAAGTGGATGataataag CCATCTGAGGAGGAGGTGAAGGAGGTGACAGAGTATAGTCTGAAGATGCTGGAGAAGATGGAAAAAGCTCGTGTTGAAGGGGACTACCATGAG GTGGTAAAGATCTCCCGGGAGTGCCTGGAGAagcaggagaaggtgctggcCGACACTCACCTGTACATGCTGCGCGTGCTGAGCACGGCCAGCGAGGTGCTGTCCTACCTGCAGTTCATTGACGAGGCCGCTACGTACTCCCGCAGGATGGTGGAGGGCTATAT GAAGCTGTATCACCCCAACAATGCGGCGCTGGGCATGGCTACCATGCGAGCGGGGGTGACGCATTGGCAGGCTGGTTTCATCGAGGTTGGACATAGTATGATCTGCAAAGCTTACGCCATTATAATGATCACCCACGGGCCAACCCACCCCATCACCCAGGACCTCGAG GCCATGCGCAGGcagacagagatggagctgcGCATGTTCCAGCAGAACGAGTACGTCTACCACAGCATGCGAGAGGCGGCCCTCAAGAACCAGCCAATGAGCATGAGGCCGGAGCCCGTAGAGGAAGGCATCAAGAACCTCTTCCGGAGGAAATGA